Proteins found in one Phycodurus eques isolate BA_2022a chromosome 18, UOR_Pequ_1.1, whole genome shotgun sequence genomic segment:
- the ckbb gene encoding creatine kinase, brain b, whose product MPFGNTHNKMKMNYSAEQEFPDLSQHNNHMAKVLTPEVYAQLRDKETPSGFTLDDVIQTGVDNPGHPFIMTVGCVAGDEETYEVFRDLMDPIIEDRHGGYKPDDKHKTDLDPENLQGGDDLDPNYVLSSRVRTGRSIRGFCLPPHCSRGERRAIEDLAIQSLDALDGDLKGRYYALKNMTEEEQQQLIDDHFLFDKPVSPLLLASGMARDWPDGRGIWHNDNKTFLVWVNEEDHLRVISMQKGGNMREVFTRFCTGLTKIESLFKERSHEFMWNEHLGYVLTCPSNLGTGLRAGVHVKLPNLSKNELFGEVLKRLRLQKRGTGGVDTAAVGGVFDISNADRLGFSEVELVQMVVDGVNLLVDMEKRLEADEAIDDLMPEQK is encoded by the exons ATGCCTTTCGGGAACACGCACAACAAGATGAAGATGAACTACTCGGCCGAGCAGGAGTTTCCCGACCTGAGCCAGCACAACAACCACATGGCCAAGGTGTTGACGCCCGAAGTGTACGCTCAGCTGCGGGACAAGGAGACACCCAGCGGTTTCACCCTGGACGACGTCATCCAGACGGGCGTGGACAATCCAG GTCACCCGTTCATCATGACGGTGGGCTGCGTGGCGGGAGACGAGGAGACCTACGAGGTGTTCCGGGACCTCATGGACCCCATCATCGAAGACCGCCACGGGGGCTACAAACCCGATGATAAGCACAAGACCGACCTCGACCCAGAGAACCTGCAG GGCGGAGACGATCTGGATCCCAACTACGTTCTGAGCTCTCGGGTTCGGACCGGCCGCAGCATCCGCGGCTTCTGTTTGCCGCCTCACTGCAGCCGCGGAGAACGGCGTGCTATCGAGGACCTCGCCATCCAAA GTCTGGACGCTCTGGACGGAGATCTGAAAGGTCGCTACTATGCCCTGAAGAACATGACGGAGGAGGAACAGCAGCAACTGATCGACGACCACTTCCTGTTCGACAAACCCGTGTCGCCGCTGCTGCTGGCGTCCGGCATGGCTCGCGATTGGCCCGACGGTCGCGGCATCTG GCACAACGACAACAAGACCTTCCTGGTGTGGGTCAACGAGGAAGACCACCTGCGTGTCATCAGCATGCAGAAAGGCGGCAACATGAGGGAGGTCTTCACCAGATTCTGTACCGGACTCACCAAG ATCGAGTCGCTGTTCAAGGAGCGAAGTCACGAGTTCATGTGGAATGAGCACCTGGGCTACGTCCTCACCTGCCCGTCCAACCTGGGGACCGGCCTGCGCGCCGGCGTCCACGTCAAACTCCCCAACCTTAGCAAGAACGAGCTCTTCGGGGAAGTTCTCAAACGTCTAAGGCTGCAGAAGAGAGGCACAG GGGGCGTGGACACGGCGGCGGTGGGCGGCGTCTTTGACATCTCCAACGCGGACCGCTTGGGTTTTTCTGAAGTGGAACTGGTCCAGATGGTGGTGGATGGCGTCAACCTTCTGGTGGACATGGAGAAACGCCTGGAGGCCGACGAAGCCATCGACGACTTGATGCCCGAGCAGAAGTGA